Part of the Vigna unguiculata cultivar IT97K-499-35 chromosome 3, ASM411807v1, whole genome shotgun sequence genome, taaaTAAGGGGTGGATACGAAAGCTATTAACTCTAATAGACAGCTCTGTGCCGTTTCCTGCTATACATTTGGAAAGACGAGGTAACCCACAAGAAATGGTTGATTGTTATTTGTTCATACCAAAGGGTGACCCATTCTTTCTTGTATTAACCACTGCTGCAGTAACCATCCAAAAATTATCAGCTCAATGGCTGATGTCtgtacaaacaaaaaaaatatcaacagaTTGTTGGTTCAAGGAAATCAGAATTGCAATTCATGATTGCATGTTACGCCATAGAATCCTTCGCGGACTCAACACACTCAGTTGCAAGGCCACCAGATGATGAAGGTGAAGAAGATTCTAAGTCACAATTATCCATCATTGAATTCTCTAATTTTTCTACAAGCAATTTACGGATTTTCACTCTCAAATTGGAAGCCTCTTCGGGTTTGAACCATCGTTTTCCAAACTGTGAGTTGATAAGTATAAGTAAACAAGCAAaactaattttttgaaaaaacttatCTTTATAAAGAAGCGTAGCTATTACCATTGCCAAATCTTTCTTTTTCAGTCTCTCAGGTGCCTCCTCCATGAAACGCTCAATGAAGTACAATACAAAAAGACCACAGTCATACTCGTTCTTCTGTTGGGGAACCTGGTGCAATGTGTAAATGCAACACgatgaaaattattttcaggaaaaaaaaaaagaataggaCTATAATTGTTGAAACAACTGCAAAAAAGTTTTGCTGCTTTCcttttcatcatcaattttaaaaatctaactTCAATAAGAGGTCAAACATTCATTTCACCAAGAAAATATGGTGAAAGATATGCTTATCTTCAAGTTCAAACTATCATAAATAGTATCACCAAGTTAGCACAGTACTCTAGATGTACAGCTTGCAAATTTACCGCAATGATCTGACATTCAATTCTACGAGGAAGGCACTTCCATATTCTGTCTGCAATTGAAACATTTGAAGACACATCTTCCTGATCCATATAGTTCTTTTCTTCAATCAAATAGCTACAATACATAATTTCACATCATTAAGTCTTGATGtttgaattaagaaaaaatgcCTATAGCATATACAGAATTGGTTTGCACCGTTCAAACCATCAATTTTACTGAGCTCACGAGGTTTGAGAGAAAATTATCATGCACTTTAAAGGTGCTAACTAAGTGTGCCTAGGTCAGTCACTTTCTCAGAAACAGTGACAACAACGTTACAAAGCCACATAACTAAAGCATGTATTGACGAGAATAAAGTGACCACATTTGGTTGCAGCTGGGAATGCATATagaatataaagtaaaaaagtCATCAAAAGAATTCCAGTCAAGATTCTGAAATCTGAAGATATTTAGATGCATAaaggttgagaaaaaaaaaatgattgctaactaaaagtttacaaataCATAGATGTGAAGTTGAAATAGAATTTGGATTGCGGCAAAAACATTCATTTCCATTAGCAAATAATATACTGATATCTATTCCAATACTTCCCATGAAAATGGTAAATCAAAAcacgtgatttttttaaaataagactTCATCTTTGTACGTTACAAAAACTTGATCAAATAATATTTGCTGACTACAAGAAAACCTCatcacaatttaataaaaaaaagaatatatatatatatatatatatatatatatatatatatatatatatatatatatatcatgccAACTTTACAAGCACCTTAAAATTTATAGCAGAGTAGAAGTGGCAAGATGTGTGTTTGAGCAAATTATCATTTGTATCGATGAAATGTTAATGTAACATGAGATACAATCATACATACAATTCTTTAATCTcaccttttaatattatcaaaAACTGATTTACTAGAGTGAAGACCCAAAGAATCCAAATGAAGTATGATTGGCCCCGATTCATCTTCTTTGTCTGGGATACAAATAATGATCAAGCTCCAGTGAAGGCTGGATATATCAAACATCATGAGTAACAAACCCAGAAATGAGTAAAGGGAGAAGGTCATACAAAGATTTGACAATATGCTCTTGTCAACTAAAAAATTTGGCAGGAAAGGCATAATAGAATAAAGCATGGACATGAGTATAACAGTAGCCAGTGTTAGttaatcatatgaaaataatgttaagGCAGAAGAAGAGATGCTTAGAAAAGTTATACCAAAGAAAACCAACAAAGCATGAAAATCGCCGGAGCATCCAAAATGGTAaaccaaaaacaagaaaaagaaaatccaaaataaattagaatCCAATTGTtagatatatttcattttatgttaattagggAAATACggtgtatattatttattaggAAAACATAGACATTGTTTGATATTAGTAAACATTGTTAATATTGTTTgtaacaatatcttctatttaccatatttatgtttgaTTGCCATATATACTTGTATcactctttattataaatatattcacCCTATGTATTTTAGACACATGGGAGATTCATCCTTTACAGTTTTTCTCGATATTTAACACAAATATTTGAATGAAATAGAGATTTTGGCTACCTTactatgatattttattaccgTGCCCCGTATCAAATTTAGATCAACTTTTGCAGTTCCTTTCCCTATTTCGGCAAACTCCAATTTAATTTGCACTTTCCAACTTGTGcttatatcaatttatatataccATTATATCAAATTAGCAACAATACCATATTTATCTCTTCGATTCCTTCTTACTCCTCTTTCCATCTTGGCATTACTTTCCAGTCATTGGGcactttaaagaaaaaaactccCTATGCTATTTTTAGTTTGCATCTTATTCCTCCATATTACCAAAATTTGCTCCCAAAAGCATTCAGTATCCTAAGGAGGACCTACTGTCTGCAATTGATTCTGAATTACGCATTTGTCTATACCTCCAAGAACAGCTCTTCAAATATTGAAGAATTTTGTTTACTGCCTCTAAATATGTGAATCATACATAAATTGACTAACCATAATAATGCCACAACCATGAGTCTGAAATTTCCCACAAGCACTGAAAACAATGGTCAAGATAATGATGTGTAAATTACACACTTCAGAGAAGGACCCTGCGAGTGCAATGCATGGAGGTCTTTCTGGCTCATATGTTCCGGGAATTGGCCAGTCTGGTGGTGGCAACTCTGTCAGGGGTGCTCAAAGTCAAATAACGGTCTACTCCAATTATGGGTATTCCACTGCAAACAAGGAGATGCAGTGTGTATACTACTATAGAAATTATCAGAGTGCTGCAGTCCAGGGAACAAATGAGGAAACAGAGCCGCCAAGATCAAGCACTCTAAtacaaatttggaaaaaatttacattttcacTTACTTCACATTGCAGCAACAAAACAACTATATATAGGATCCATAAAGCTCTTCCATCACGGTGGGTAGTTAGAATTAAATCAGGAAGCCCACAATCCTAGCCAACATTATTTGTGAACTGATGATTTGCACTAAAACAACTTCAAGATTGAAGTTTGGTGACACCGGATGATATTATGCTGTGATCATCAGCCTTCACAAACCTTTCAATTCAGTGGTTCATGAAAGAACtgaatatataatgaaattgGCTGTCATTTTTGTTCAAGAGAAAGTTCTTTTGAAGGAAGTGAACACTGAATCTACTGGTTCCAATGATCAACtatcaaacaatttcatagtTTCTcgaatttcaatatttttgtgTCAAGGTTGGAGCATTTGGTTTATATGACCAACCTTGCAGGGAGAGTGTTGGAAATACGAGCGTGAATTGGTTCAGATTCATGTATTATGTAATTTGTGCACTTAGAATTAAGAATTCACAAGCATAGGAAGTAGCACTCTAGTTACTTCCCACTCGCCATAAAGTATAATTATTTCAAAGTGTGTATATATGTCGATCTTAACTAGTATTCAATCTCTACTATAAAATAATCtacatattttatgttttaacttataaatgaatatttttcagATATTATAAGTCATAACCCAGTCCAAAGCTTTGCATGACCAGCCCCAAATGTTTACGGGACAAGGAAAATGCCAGAAGTACACCAAAGTAAATGGATGGACACTTTAATTGGCTAGCAATTACATAACAGtagggatatatatatacacgaagTATAGGATGTTTCACTTACGAATTTCCACCTGTAACATGCCCACTacttataatcaaatatattcATCATTTAATTTCATGGAACCCAATgtgtttttatcaaattttagtaaatgtcaaaatataaaataaggcCTTTCCGTCTCGTGAACAGTCATTTCTTCAGATAATAGAACATAATtccaagaaaagcacaaaaagaACTTCTAAACATTCACAAGATCATCATTTACAAACAAAAGTTCAATGATAATGAAGAAAACTTACTCCTCGTGTATTGGAATCAAAACATATGCCTTCTGAAAAATATTTACACCCTTCCACCATCTTCTGAACTTTGCAAAGATCACATCTCGATCACTTTGCTAGatatttaacaataaataataaattagaacATGTAtagaaaaaagtataaattgaAAGGAATTTAAGGAATGCAAATATAGAAGTTAATTACAAACAAAAGCATCTTTGCAACAAATAGAGAATCAAACTAACAGATTCTCATTATGTTCTGACCCAAAAGACTCTACACTCTTGTTTATTTAAACGttcattattttacatttaaattagtTAAGTTAGCAGGCCTCTGAATTATTTGAGGacttctttataaaaataagtctTATACTTTAGAAGTTTGTAATTATAtccttaaacttaaaaataatttttgattcGGTCCCTGGTCCCCATTTCTATTATGCAACAGAAcctagttaaaaaaatttgaaaatttaggGGAGCCAATGAGTAATTTAAACTACTGACTTGGTCCATGAACATTTTCAATTAGATCCATGTACTTAACGGAAGTACGGAACCCAGATGCAAATATGCTATGACcacaatgaaaaattatttaaaagttcaGGGACCTAATTATCAACATCCAAAATACGGCTAGTAgggataaatataaaaatcctCAAATAAGTCAAGGGCGCAGAGATAATTTTTCCTTTACGGAATAGTGTTATAAGAAACAATTTCAATCTCATAGCTCCATCCATTTTCTATTTATAGAAAGGacttatttatgataaaagataaaataatagggaacaaaattaattaattaattaataactataATGAGGACTAACTACTAAGATATTTTCCAATTTAATGTAATCAAACCAAAACTTTAAAACTCCACCTCATGATGGATCATATATGTCATAAGAGCCAACCTTGTTGCATATGATGTCAATAAGAGAGCCCTTAAGGGATTTAGTGAACAAGACTGTGATGGTCACCAATGTTAATAATGTCGGTGATGATTTCTTCTGAGAGTACTTTCTCTCTCAtaaaatgacaatcaattttTATGTGTTTGGTTTGCTCATGGAAAACTGGATTTGACATCATGTATATGAATTTAGTATCATGTTGCTCCTTCAAGAGATCAAATTTACTTCAATAATAACACTATCCAAAGTTGGACTTCTGTTATCTTGTACAATTCACACCAAAGTAACCAATGATTTGGAATTACCTTcatattgatatattaatttgtgAATGGTGCATTTTTTGTGTATAGAAGGATGTGCATTACAGCTTTCCAATCACATAGATCATTCACGAAGTGGCTAACCATGTTAGTTGCAAATGTGATGTTTGACCTAGAGACAGTGAGGTAATTAAGTCTCCCTACTAAACAATGATATCTTGCAGCGACTTTCACTGGCCCCACCTAACCTGAATGAAGTTTCACACTAGGATACTTAGGAGTGTCACTTAGGCAACAACCAAGCGTACCAGTTTTATCAAGATGTTTAAGGCATATATTCGATAGGAAATGACAAAGCCAATGGATGATTAAGCAACTTCAATGTCGAGGAGGTACCTAAAGTCCTAGGTTTGACTTTGACTACGAAAATGAGACTTGAGACAGGACTTCCTCAAAATCATTGGCATTGATGATGGTGTCATCGACATATACAGTAAGATATATGCATAGTCCACATGGAGAACGAAGGTGAAAGACTAAGTGATTAGCTTAAAAGAGTCATATCAAACTCAAGCAAAGCATTGTGGAAATGACCATACCATGCCCAAGGAGATTGTTTGAACTCATTGAGGGAGTGGAAAATCCCACAGACAAGATGTGAGTCACTTCAAAATGTATACTTAGGTGGCTGATACTATACATCTCTTCTAGCAACTCACCATGAAAGAAGgcattttttatgtataattaatgaAAGAGGTCAATGAAGAAGAATCATGGCTAGAGAAAGGTTACGGTGATTTTGGCCACCAAAGGGAAAAATGTCATCGTAATCAAGTCCAAAAAATTGAGTATAGCACCTTAACCACCTAGCAAGCTTTGTAGAAACCAATAGTGCTACTATTTAGTCTGATCTTCACATAATGGCTTTGTTAGGAGGCAAGGGGATAAGGTCTCTGTGTTGCTAGTTTCTAATACGATTGCTTCTACTAGCTTTGCTTGTTGGCAATTGTGATTACCATGGTGTGTCATCCATGGACTTAGGAATAGATACAAAGTCCAAAGAAATAAACAAGTAACAACAGGGAAacagacaattataatttagagtaaaaacatatttaggATTAGGATTACAAGTGGACTATATACATTTGCAAAGTTCTAAGGTAAGTTCAGGTGCAGGCAAAGATAGTAGAATGGCATTTGAAGCATGAGAAGATGTTGGAGGATTTATTAAGGTAATAAATCCAATGGAGCCTATATCCATTGGTGGTATGTGAGTAGTGGAGCTGGTGTAAACAATAAGTGGTGGTGGAACAGGAGGAACAAATGGGAGTTGAAAAACAAGTGGATCCTCTAGAGAAACATCTCCATTGGTGGAAGCAAAGAAAGGAATAGATTCAAAGAATGTAAAGTTGGTAAAGCTCAAAACTATTGAAGTTGTGGAGAGAAACATCGATAACCCTTAGGGAGGCGCGAGTAACCAAAACATATATTGTAGTAATGAAAGAGACGTGAGTAaccaagaaaaatatattatagggACTAGccatacaattttttaactaGTCAGATATGGTCAAAATGTGTACTTCCAAAAACACATAGGAGAAAAGGATGAAGGTCCTATTTATTATGCAAGATAGAATAAGGAATTTGACTGTTTACAACTAATGAAGGAATGTGGTTAATAAGATGACATGCAATAGGAACAACATCCCCCCAAAACCAAAGTGGGATATTGGTGAGGAAGAGTATGAGTTATTTCCACCAAGTGATGGTTTTTATATTCAACAAATATTGTCTTGTTGTGGTATATGACGTTTGATGAAGAATCccctaaatatataaataaataaataaataaataaataaacattaaaattgagaagacaaatatttttaaattgtcagTTCTTAGAACTTTGATTGAGGAaccaaacaaattttgaatttcagtaaaaaaaaaataaaaaatagtcaaaaCATCATAACAAATCTTCACTACTAACAAGTAGCAATTAAGTGATATGAGGATTCTGGTGTAACATCAAGCAGTATAGGATGTCTACGGAGTACTTCAATTGACTTGGTATCCCCTACTAACAAGTAGCTTTTAAGTGAGGGCTCCCAAGCACTTGGGTGTTTATCGAGTAATATTTGAGTTGGTTAGATGTTTTTCAAAAAGACTACCTACAAAGAAGTTGAATACAAAGGTCGAGTGAAGGACTAGAGTCTCTTTTCGAGACATCGGCTCTCAAAGGCAGTGTTGAGATATGGACTTGGGTACTACTATGGGGTGCCAAAGTTTCACCTTAGTCTGAGATGCTCAGTAGAGTACTTAGGTGACATGGTTCTACTCCTGGCTTTTAAGGACAGGTTCCCCAAGTGCTTGGGTGTTTATCAATTTCACGAACTTCAATCTGCAATGTTAGTTTTCCTATGCACCTACAGTCATGGTTGTCAAACTCGCCAATTCAATAAACTCACAAGATTGCCATGGGTAAAAAATGTTACTTATCACAATCTTTTCTTTGCATAGACTAGGGAAAACATGGTCAAACTCAATCAGACTTCAATAAAATTTGACAGTCTGATGAGCCCAAGTGAAGAAGACTGCGAATTACAATGAGACTCTGACAACCCTGATTGACGTGTAACAAGCCTGAACAAGCTTGCAACAATATGTCAAGCTACACAGTGGAGCATGATCTGCCTCTAACAACCCGCAGAATGGTGTGCAACCAAGGCACCAAAATCTAACTGAAACATTATATCGTGTATGTGAAAAAGGTACCAATTAGAAAGTATCAATGACAGattcattattttatagtaCCAAGGtagttaaaatcaaaattatggtTAGAATTCTAAAGGGTTTACACAACTGTAAATCATAACATAAATGGAAATTTACTTTGAATTTTGTACGGAGGAGAGACACATGCTAGGTGAACCAGTGCCAAAtctaaatttcttaattatacatttaattgGATTTGGGTGAAGAAATGCATTTGCACCAATGCAAGTTACGTGAAGAAGAGAGATACCAGACTCTTGGGTTCTTTGCAAAGTTGTTTCTAGAAAATCTTGCCTACGgcaaaaaaaatgtaacatgaAGTTTCTAGAAAACTACAAAATGTATAAGTTACTAATTTCTGCTGTTCAAGGTTATCGGGTCATCAATTCACATTTTACACATTGCTGACGTTACCTAAATCCCAAATTTATACATTCAAAACTATCaagaaaaacagaattttaatAACTCAATCAAACAATCAATTATGCATTATATAATAATGATTAAGAATGTACTTCCCGAAGAAAAATAATCTGTTCACGCAGATACAGCAATGAATTAGAAGATAATTAATCACCTTGTATGAAACAGCTTCTTTAAGCTTCTTGTAGAAATATGTATTGAAAAAATGGTAGTCAGTTGTCAACAATACTTGCTGCTGCAAATATCTATATCCAATTGAAAATGCCATAAGTAGAGAATTCAGAAACTAAACAGGGAAAATGAGTCCCAAGGACTATTACTGTGCTGCAGTATGTAATTCATGTGTTGACCATAACTAAACcttaatagagaaaaaaagaagtcatAACATATAAACATAATCAGTTTAATAGGTAATAACACAGTAGTAACAAGTAGGGTTGTAAATGAGCTAATCTATTCCTAAATATTCAAGCTTCATTCTGTAAATGTTTAGTCAAACTCATTGGTATTACTAAACAATCAGCCTCAAGCTTTGCTTTAAGCTTAATTAAACAGACGAGGAATGCACAAGTTTACAAACTTGGCATTTAAAGCTTTCGAATAATTTACTCCTTAAGGTACTAAACAACCAACCTCTAGCTTGGCTTTAGGTTCATTATATAGAAAAGGGAACAAATTAGCAAACTTGACAATAATCGCTCCTGAAAAGTTTCCTCTCTTTGTTACTGTGTTTAATTAGTTGCATTCAAATTTCCTCTCCAATGCCTTCTACCTGCAAATTATCAATCTTGACTTttgttaagaagtggacttaACTCCACAAAACTGACTTGTCAGGTGAGGATTACACtcacttatataatataaattaaccttatttctagttgatGTGAGACTTCAAACAGACCCCCTCACATCGAGGCATATACATCTCAAGCGTGGAACTAGACATTAATAAGTGGTCCGATAGCGACGATAACAAATGGAATAATAAagccaacaaacaacaaaatttgCTAGGATAAACTCTAACCAGAATATGAGACCATGTTAAGAAAtagactttaagcctaactcaaccttacaaaattggcttctaaggtgaggtttgcacccacttGACCTTATCTCTAACCGATCTAGTACTTTCAACAACTTTCATCATGGTCAAGTTGACAATTACTATTCATGGAATTTCCAATGGTTCAAGGGTGTCAGTAGAAAGAGCACTTACCCTTGA contains:
- the LOC114178516 gene encoding ubiquitin-like-specific protease 1D isoform X3, translated to MREEALSSQVQPLSTFTSCFFKKMEDSTSCTAAEAFKKEKSQFKHCENQKIQENAASDAFGKETSHVNHSDNRKITNRGTPRRRKRHRSSSRQLPFQCPSKLSKHDTFSDDKTCRATSTFSLRNIGRNLSRCYPKVSLFTRYPHGRKDVSEAIQLDGSRSKKGQPIVLDVDDDDDEAHIVEKTENQFPEYLKDAKIYFPSRDDPECVEICYKDTDCLAPEGYLTSTIMNFYIQYLQQQVLLTTDYHFFNTYFYKKLKEAVSYKQSDRDVIFAKFRRWWKGVNIFQKAYVLIPIHEDLHWSLIIICIPDKEDESGPIILHLDSLGLHSSKSVFDNIKSYLIEEKNYMDQEDVSSNVSIADRIWKCLPRRIECQIIAVPQQKNEYDCGLFVLYFIERFMEEAPERLKKKDLAMFGKRWFKPEEASNLRVKIRKLLVEKLENSMMDNCDLESSSPSSSGGLATECVESAKDSMA